From a region of the Latilactobacillus sakei genome:
- a CDS encoding malate permease — translation MAAFLTSLSSVIEIVLVIALGFWLRSSKKFDDNFKGTISFLIMNVALPLSIFVSVLDNLTREKLVGLSGGLIYVLISFALGYLVAWLLTKAFRIRPGRRGTFINMFVNANTIFIGLPLNLALFGDKSLPYFLIYYVANTVSTWAIGVFFISNDDPTKEKGAAKGKFNWRKLLPSPLIGFLAALIYLLTGLPLPELVDKTFSMVGGIVTPMSLIYIGIILADAGLKSIHFDRDTILALLGRFVVAPAIMIAIMMFFKNTTSIPSIEQSTLIIQAATPGLAVLPILVGQSHGDVEYATNVVTTSTVLFVVVVPILMQIVQFI, via the coding sequence TTGGCAGCATTTCTAACATCATTATCAAGTGTCATCGAAATCGTCTTAGTCATTGCTTTGGGGTTTTGGCTACGAAGTTCTAAGAAGTTTGATGATAACTTTAAAGGTACAATTTCATTTTTAATCATGAACGTTGCTTTACCATTATCAATCTTTGTTTCAGTTTTAGATAACTTGACCCGTGAAAAGTTGGTCGGTTTATCTGGCGGCTTAATCTATGTTTTAATTAGTTTTGCCCTAGGTTACTTAGTTGCTTGGTTATTAACAAAGGCTTTCCGGATTCGGCCAGGTCGTCGTGGGACATTTATCAATATGTTCGTTAATGCCAATACAATCTTCATTGGTTTACCATTGAACTTGGCACTATTCGGTGACAAGAGTTTACCTTACTTCTTGATCTACTATGTTGCAAACACGGTTTCAACATGGGCAATCGGGGTCTTCTTCATCTCAAATGATGATCCTACAAAAGAAAAAGGCGCTGCTAAAGGCAAATTTAACTGGCGTAAATTATTACCTTCACCATTAATCGGTTTCTTAGCCGCATTAATTTATCTTTTAACTGGTTTACCATTACCAGAACTTGTTGATAAGACATTCTCAATGGTTGGTGGCATCGTAACACCAATGTCATTGATCTACATTGGGATTATCTTAGCTGATGCTGGTTTGAAATCAATCCATTTCGACCGCGATACAATCTTAGCCCTATTAGGTCGTTTCGTTGTTGCACCAGCCATCATGATTGCGATCATGATGTTCTTCAAGAACACAACTTCAATTCCATCAATTGAACAAAGCACATTAATTATTCAAGCCGCAACACCAGGTTTGGCTGTCTTACCAATCTTAGTCGGTCAATCACACGGGGACGTTGAATATGCAACAAACGTTGTTACAACAAGTACTGTCTTGTTCGTCGTCGTTGTGCCAATCTTAATGCAAATCGTTCAATTCATCTAG
- a CDS encoding malate transporter: MQTLVNSSAGVFIIIIMIVVGYALAARHWFNEESTALIAKLVTQVALPPYMIISITKDFSHNQLVTLLPNLRFPVISMLLLFGISIIVARLIKVDANRRGLFESMFFNSNTVFVGLPINLALFGQRSLPFVLVYYMANTTIFWTLGVYLIQRDGTVQDGLSLKTVLQKVFSAPLIGFIIGVILVLLDWHLPSFLTQSFTYLGNLTIPLSMLFIGISIYNAGLRNIRFGKDQLGVLAGRFIFAPLLMTALVYPSHMPPLMKQVFILQSCMPVMTNAPVVARLYNTDADFAAVLVTETTIGALLMVPLMMFLLGQLF, from the coding sequence ATGCAAACCTTAGTTAATAGTAGTGCCGGTGTTTTTATTATCATTATCATGATTGTGGTCGGTTATGCCTTGGCGGCACGGCATTGGTTTAATGAAGAAAGTACCGCGCTCATCGCTAAACTTGTGACACAAGTTGCCCTACCACCGTACATGATTATTTCAATCACTAAGGACTTTTCACATAATCAATTAGTCACTTTACTCCCTAATCTCCGTTTTCCAGTTATCTCAATGTTACTTTTATTTGGGATTTCAATTATCGTCGCACGACTTATTAAAGTCGATGCCAATCGACGTGGCTTATTCGAATCCATGTTTTTCAATTCCAATACGGTTTTTGTAGGCTTACCGATTAACCTAGCCCTCTTTGGTCAGCGCAGTCTCCCCTTTGTCTTAGTCTATTACATGGCTAATACCACTATTTTTTGGACCCTTGGTGTTTACTTAATTCAACGAGATGGTACCGTTCAGGACGGCCTATCCCTTAAAACTGTTTTACAGAAGGTTTTCTCGGCGCCACTAATCGGTTTTATTATCGGCGTTATCCTAGTCTTATTGGATTGGCACTTACCCAGTTTCTTAACACAGTCCTTCACTTATCTCGGCAACCTGACCATCCCACTATCCATGCTCTTCATTGGGATTTCAATTTATAACGCCGGCCTTAGAAATATTCGCTTTGGCAAAGATCAACTAGGTGTCTTGGCCGGTCGGTTCATCTTTGCGCCTTTATTAATGACTGCGTTAGTCTATCCAAGTCACATGCCACCCCTCATGAAACAAGTCTTCATTCTGCAATCTTGTATGCCCGTCATGACAAATGCCCCCGTTGTCGCACGGCTTTATAATACAGACGCTGATTTTGCCGCTGTCCTGGTGACCGAGACAACAATCGGGGCTTTGTTGATGGTACCGCTCATGATGTTCCTCTTGGGACAACTATTTTAA
- a CDS encoding alpha/beta hydrolase gives MKKWGFLLSGGFLVAIIVGILLINQRPNQARQQANRVRDSAPTFYLHGYGGSGRSNDSMIAAAEERGRATKVLTAIVSRTGQVELEGHWTGNTTRPIIQVIYKNNRNANYRQNGEWFKRVLIAVNRQHHFKQFNVVAHSMGNLTLAFYLANNAQNKKMPQLAKFVSIAGHYAGIIGMDDRANQNHLAKNGRPQQINATYRQLMGLRHRLPKNQIQYLNIYGDLSDGSDSDGRVSNVSSQSLRYLVAPSAKSYQEVQFKGSNAQHSKLHENEAVNKAVIDFLW, from the coding sequence ATGAAGAAGTGGGGCTTTTTACTTAGCGGTGGTTTTCTAGTAGCAATTATTGTAGGAATATTACTGATAAATCAGCGTCCAAACCAAGCAAGACAACAAGCAAATCGTGTCCGTGACAGTGCACCAACTTTTTATTTACATGGGTATGGTGGCTCTGGTCGTTCGAACGATAGTATGATTGCGGCGGCAGAAGAGCGAGGTAGGGCTACTAAGGTATTAACCGCAATTGTCAGTCGGACGGGACAAGTTGAATTAGAGGGGCATTGGACAGGCAATACAACACGACCGATTATCCAGGTGATTTATAAGAATAATCGCAATGCCAATTACCGGCAAAATGGTGAATGGTTCAAACGGGTATTGATTGCGGTTAACCGGCAGCATCATTTTAAACAATTTAATGTAGTCGCTCATTCGATGGGTAATTTAACATTAGCTTTCTATCTGGCAAATAATGCTCAGAATAAAAAAATGCCACAATTAGCTAAGTTCGTTTCGATTGCGGGGCACTATGCTGGTATTATCGGGATGGATGATCGTGCAAATCAAAATCATCTGGCTAAAAATGGCCGCCCACAGCAGATCAACGCCACTTACCGGCAACTAATGGGATTGAGACACAGATTACCCAAAAATCAAATTCAATATTTAAATATTTATGGGGACTTATCAGATGGTAGTGATTCTGATGGGCGTGTTAGCAATGTCTCTTCACAATCGTTGCGATATTTAGTGGCACCAAGCGCTAAATCATATCAAGAAGTTCAATTTAAGGGCTCGAATGCCCAACATAGCAAACTACATGAAAACGAAGCTGTTAATAAAGCGGTAATCGATTTCCTATGGTAA
- a CDS encoding LysR family transcriptional regulator: MKIKDLEYFVALIKLKNFTAVADQFGVSQPTITYAVKRLETEFETKLIRRDQSHQSIIITDSGEQLNRHAVKILNEIQLTTTDMQNLSATELRFGLPPIIGTYYFSKLAQKLVKAGSIQHFATVDGGSTELLASLEAGRLDAALLGSATPLENDALTAEIIEQHHFKIVVSPKSSLANAKKVAFRDLANENFIMLAEGFVHPVVFDTLSTMNQMNPDIIYRTNDVSILKSMVHENVGIGFLTETAITPADDLITLDLLDQPQPTFYISLASRKTQLFSATQQALLGTLITAAKEYRLEQKNSNTDS, encoded by the coding sequence ATGAAGATTAAAGATTTAGAATATTTTGTGGCTTTAATTAAATTAAAAAATTTTACGGCAGTTGCTGACCAATTTGGCGTTAGCCAGCCGACCATCACTTATGCGGTTAAGCGTTTAGAAACAGAATTTGAGACTAAATTAATCCGTCGGGACCAGTCGCATCAATCGATTATTATTACGGATAGCGGTGAACAACTCAATCGACATGCGGTAAAAATTCTAAATGAAATTCAATTGACAACTACCGATATGCAAAATTTGTCTGCCACTGAACTTCGTTTTGGATTGCCACCTATCATTGGCACCTATTATTTCTCTAAATTAGCGCAGAAATTAGTCAAGGCTGGGAGTATTCAACATTTTGCAACGGTTGACGGTGGTTCTACCGAATTACTGGCAAGTTTAGAAGCCGGGCGTTTAGATGCTGCTTTACTGGGCTCGGCAACGCCACTAGAAAATGATGCCTTAACGGCTGAAATTATCGAACAACATCACTTTAAAATCGTTGTCAGCCCCAAATCATCGCTCGCAAACGCAAAAAAAGTTGCTTTTCGTGATTTAGCCAATGAAAATTTTATCATGTTAGCGGAGGGGTTCGTTCATCCTGTCGTTTTTGATACGCTTTCGACGATGAATCAAATGAACCCTGATATTATTTACCGAACCAACGATGTTAGTATTCTTAAAAGTATGGTCCATGAAAACGTCGGAATTGGCTTTCTAACTGAAACGGCCATCACACCAGCTGATGACTTAATTACTTTAGACTTACTTGACCAACCGCAACCCACCTTCTACATTTCATTAGCCTCTCGTAAGACACAACTCTTCTCAGCAACTCAACAAGCCTTATTAGGGACTTTAATAACCGCCGCTAAAGAATACCGCTTAGAACAAAAAAACAGCAACACCGACTCATAA
- a CDS encoding L-lactate dehydrogenase translates to MNKVAIIGIGHVGSTVAYTLVSRRICSELVLFDQKPKLAEAERNDLEAGQVDHTGFVKITANDESQLATCDLVIFSAGDISILEHSDDRFDELTYTKTAVAEWAPKLKAANFKGILLNITNPCDVITQYLQALTGFPKERVLGTGTTLDTARMQVAVGHYLNVAPNSVQGYVLGEHGNSQFVAWSGVHVGGQPLAAQLSPEQLAQFEVDARQGAWEILSGKGYTSYGIANQAAHCAAAILQNTRQVLPVSNFDDTVQCYVGHPAMVGAAGVLQDYPSQLTTAEQQKWQTSIDTIKHMYAAI, encoded by the coding sequence ATGAATAAAGTAGCCATTATTGGCATTGGTCACGTTGGGAGTACGGTGGCCTATACGCTCGTTTCCCGGCGCATTTGTAGTGAGTTAGTTTTATTTGATCAAAAGCCAAAATTAGCAGAAGCAGAACGAAATGATTTAGAAGCCGGTCAAGTTGATCACACAGGTTTTGTTAAGATTACAGCTAATGATGAAAGTCAATTAGCAACTTGCGACCTAGTGATTTTCTCGGCAGGCGACATTAGTATCCTCGAACATAGTGATGATCGGTTTGATGAATTAACTTATACGAAAACAGCCGTCGCAGAGTGGGCCCCTAAATTAAAGGCGGCTAATTTCAAAGGAATCTTATTGAACATTACTAATCCATGCGATGTGATTACCCAATATTTACAAGCTTTAACTGGCTTTCCTAAGGAACGCGTTTTAGGGACGGGGACAACTTTGGATACGGCGCGCATGCAAGTTGCAGTCGGCCATTATTTGAACGTTGCGCCTAATAGTGTCCAAGGGTATGTATTAGGTGAACATGGTAATTCACAATTTGTCGCTTGGTCTGGGGTGCATGTTGGTGGGCAACCACTAGCAGCACAATTATCGCCAGAACAATTGGCACAATTTGAAGTCGATGCTCGCCAAGGTGCTTGGGAAATTCTCAGTGGCAAGGGTTATACGTCTTATGGGATTGCTAATCAAGCAGCGCACTGTGCCGCAGCTATTTTACAAAATACACGGCAAGTCTTACCCGTTTCTAACTTTGATGACACTGTCCAATGCTATGTTGGCCATCCAGCAATGGTTGGTGCTGCGGGTGTCTTACAGGATTATCCAAGTCAGTTAACGACAGCAGAACAACAAAAATGGCAAACATCGATTGATACGATCAAACACATGTATGCCGCTATCTAA
- a CDS encoding NAD-dependent malic enzyme (malic enzyme; oxaloacetate-decarboxylating; NAD-dependent; catalyzes the formation of pyruvate form malate), with protein sequence MKAQQILNDPFLNKGTAFTAEERAQFGLTGMLPPHVQTIDEQVKQAYAQYQSKANMLEQRIFLMSIFNENRVLFFKLFSQHVAEFMPVVYDPTIADTIENYSALYVNPQHAAFLSIDDPDSMKTTLANAADGREIKLIVVTDGEGILGIGDWGTQGVDISVGKLMVYTAAAGIDPSQVLPVVLDAGTNRESLLNDELYLGNRHERVRGDRYYDFVDQFVQTAEELFPNMYLHFEDFGRSNAANILNKYKDQIVTFNDDIQGTGIITLAGIMGALNISGGKMTDQVYMSFGAGTAGAGITHRIFEEMLQEGLTEEQARSRFYMVDKQGLLFDDDPELTPEQKPFARKRSEFANADELTTLEAAVKAIHPTILVGTSTQPGTFTESIVKEMAAHTERPIIFPLSNPTKLAEATAEDLIKWTDGKALVATGIPAAPVEYNGVTYEIGQANNALVYPGLGLGTIASTAKVLNDEMISKAAHSLGGIVDPTEPGAAVLPPVTKLDVFSQTVANAVAQSAVDQGLNKEEIADVQKAVADMKWEPEYKAL encoded by the coding sequence ATGAAAGCACAACAAATTTTAAATGATCCATTTTTAAATAAAGGGACCGCTTTTACGGCTGAAGAACGTGCTCAATTTGGTTTAACGGGGATGTTACCACCCCACGTTCAAACAATTGACGAACAAGTTAAACAAGCTTATGCCCAATATCAATCAAAAGCAAACATGCTTGAACAACGGATTTTCTTAATGTCAATTTTTAATGAAAACCGGGTTTTATTCTTCAAGTTATTCAGCCAACACGTTGCTGAATTCATGCCAGTGGTTTACGATCCAACGATTGCTGACACAATTGAAAACTACAGTGCTTTATATGTGAATCCACAACATGCAGCCTTCTTGTCAATCGACGATCCTGATTCAATGAAGACGACTTTAGCCAACGCTGCTGATGGTCGCGAAATTAAATTAATCGTTGTGACTGATGGCGAAGGTATTTTAGGGATTGGCGACTGGGGAACACAAGGTGTCGATATCTCAGTTGGTAAATTAATGGTTTATACAGCTGCTGCCGGGATTGATCCTAGTCAAGTCTTACCAGTTGTTTTAGATGCTGGTACAAACCGTGAAAGTTTATTAAATGATGAATTATACTTAGGAAACCGGCATGAACGTGTTCGCGGCGATCGTTACTACGATTTCGTTGATCAATTCGTTCAAACAGCTGAAGAATTATTCCCTAACATGTACCTTCACTTTGAAGATTTTGGCCGGAGTAATGCTGCTAACATCTTGAACAAGTACAAAGATCAAATCGTGACTTTCAATGATGATATCCAAGGAACAGGGATTATCACATTAGCTGGTATCATGGGTGCATTAAATATCTCTGGTGGCAAGATGACCGACCAAGTTTACATGAGCTTTGGTGCTGGGACTGCTGGTGCTGGTATTACACACCGCATCTTCGAAGAAATGTTACAAGAAGGTTTAACTGAAGAACAAGCACGTAGCCGTTTCTACATGGTTGATAAGCAAGGTCTATTGTTCGATGATGATCCAGAATTAACACCAGAACAAAAACCATTTGCTCGCAAACGTAGTGAATTCGCTAATGCGGATGAATTAACAACCTTAGAAGCTGCTGTTAAAGCGATCCATCCCACAATCTTAGTTGGTACTTCAACACAACCTGGTACTTTTACAGAATCAATCGTGAAGGAAATGGCTGCTCACACAGAACGGCCAATTATCTTCCCATTATCAAATCCAACTAAATTAGCTGAAGCAACTGCTGAAGACTTAATTAAATGGACCGATGGTAAAGCCTTAGTGGCTACTGGTATTCCAGCGGCACCTGTTGAATACAACGGTGTCACATATGAAATCGGTCAAGCTAACAATGCTTTGGTATACCCAGGTCTTGGTTTAGGGACAATTGCTTCAACTGCTAAAGTCTTAAATGACGAAATGATTAGTAAGGCAGCACATTCATTGGGTGGGATTGTTGATCCAACAGAACCTGGCGCAGCCGTATTGCCTCCTGTTACAAAATTAGACGTCTTCTCACAAACTGTTGCTAACGCTGTTGCACAAAGCGCTGTTGACCAAGGTTTGAATAAAGAAGAAATTGCTGACGTGCAAAAAGCCGTTGCAGACATGAAATGGGAACCAGAATACAAAGCACTATAA
- a CDS encoding reactive intermediate/imine deaminase, producing MSEKIYTKQAPEPLGPYSQAIATDKMVFMSGQLGLKDGKLAPDLAGQTKQAIMNLQSVLKEAGLTLENIVKTNCFLTNLDDFNEFNQVYAEYFGDIAPARSAVQVGKLPAGGIVEIEAIAVR from the coding sequence ATGTCAGAAAAGATTTATACGAAACAAGCACCAGAACCATTAGGACCATATAGCCAAGCAATTGCGACCGATAAGATGGTCTTTATGTCAGGTCAACTGGGCTTAAAAGACGGCAAACTTGCACCTGATTTAGCAGGACAAACGAAACAAGCGATTATGAACTTACAAAGTGTTTTAAAAGAAGCAGGGCTAACCTTAGAAAATATCGTTAAAACCAACTGTTTCTTAACCAACTTAGATGATTTTAATGAATTTAATCAAGTTTATGCAGAATACTTCGGTGACATTGCACCTGCTAGAAGTGCCGTTCAAGTTGGCAAATTACCAGCTGGTGGGATTGTTGAAATTGAAGCGATTGCTGTTCGATAA